Proteins encoded within one genomic window of Acidimicrobiales bacterium:
- a CDS encoding ABC transporter ATP-binding protein, producing MGMWGGHAVEEAEKLKAGEGRQLMRRALRMLRPYRAQVVLTVGVLIMWTLATVAGPWIIGKGVDALVHRNVGRLDRAAAFFAVDAIAVFFLSRTQILLINRIGESFLRDMRERVFDHLMQMSLGFFDTQQTGKLVARMTSDIDSLQELVQQGIIVFITSGLLLVVTIGVLLVKSWELALLCLAALPIVVIASIQFQRASNKAYLVVRERIGQTLATFQESVSGVRVIQAFGREQANEKRFAHHNQEQLDAYSYAVKISAIYFPVVELAGNIGLAIVVGIGGVLVHDKTITIGTITSFVLYLQNLFDPVQQLSQLFNTLQSAGAALNKLFGVLDTPSPIQERKAAVDLPARGVLEAVDLTFAYSPDGPRVLDHVGIQIQPGERVAFVGPTGAGKSTLAKLLSRMYDPLEGAVRYGGVDLRDATLASMKERFTVVPQEGYLFQGTIMDNVRLAKPSASDADVEAAMARIGVLDHFATLAEGLHTEVREKGSRFSAGERQLVSLARAALADTEVLVLDEATSSLDPGTEVEVEVALTKLMEGKTVILIAHRLTTAERADRVAVVDAGGIVEMGTHADLVVRGGAYAALFGSWSGHAAAS from the coding sequence ATGGGTATGTGGGGCGGTCACGCCGTCGAAGAGGCCGAGAAACTCAAGGCGGGCGAAGGTCGCCAGCTGATGCGGCGGGCGCTGCGGATGCTGCGGCCCTATCGCGCCCAGGTCGTACTGACCGTCGGCGTGCTCATCATGTGGACCCTCGCCACCGTCGCCGGGCCGTGGATCATCGGCAAGGGCGTCGACGCGCTGGTCCACCGCAACGTCGGCAGACTCGATCGCGCCGCCGCGTTCTTCGCCGTCGACGCGATCGCGGTGTTCTTCTTGTCGCGTACGCAGATCCTTTTGATCAACCGGATCGGAGAGAGCTTCCTGCGCGACATGCGCGAGCGCGTCTTCGACCACCTGATGCAGATGTCGCTTGGCTTCTTCGACACGCAACAGACAGGCAAGCTCGTCGCCCGCATGACCAGCGACATCGACTCGCTTCAGGAGCTCGTGCAGCAGGGCATCATCGTGTTCATCACGAGCGGGCTGCTGCTCGTGGTGACGATCGGGGTGCTGCTGGTCAAGTCGTGGGAGCTGGCGCTGCTGTGCCTGGCGGCGCTGCCGATCGTGGTTATCGCGTCGATCCAGTTCCAGCGGGCGTCGAACAAGGCGTATCTGGTCGTGCGCGAGCGCATCGGCCAGACGCTGGCCACGTTCCAGGAGAGTGTGTCGGGCGTGCGCGTCATCCAGGCGTTCGGACGCGAGCAGGCCAACGAGAAGCGCTTCGCCCATCACAACCAGGAGCAGCTCGACGCGTACTCCTACGCGGTGAAGATCTCCGCCATCTACTTCCCGGTGGTCGAACTCGCCGGCAACATCGGCCTCGCCATCGTCGTGGGCATCGGCGGCGTGCTGGTGCACGACAAGACGATCACGATCGGCACCATCACGTCGTTCGTGCTGTACCTCCAGAACCTGTTCGACCCGGTGCAGCAGCTGAGCCAGTTGTTCAACACCCTGCAGTCCGCCGGCGCGGCGCTCAACAAGCTGTTCGGCGTGCTCGACACGCCGTCGCCGATCCAGGAGCGCAAGGCGGCGGTCGACCTGCCGGCGCGGGGCGTGCTTGAGGCCGTCGACCTCACCTTCGCCTACAGCCCCGACGGCCCGCGCGTCCTCGACCACGTCGGCATTCAGATCCAACCCGGCGAGCGCGTGGCCTTCGTGGGACCCACGGGCGCGGGCAAGTCGACGCTGGCCAAGCTGCTGTCGCGCATGTACGACCCCCTCGAGGGCGCGGTCCGCTACGGCGGTGTGGACTTGCGCGACGCCACGCTGGCGTCGATGAAGGAACGCTTCACCGTCGTGCCCCAGGAGGGCTACCTGTTCCAGGGCACGATCATGGACAACGTGCGGCTGGCCAAGCCCTCGGCCAGCGACGCCGACGTCGAAGCCGCCATGGCGCGCATCGGCGTGCTCGACCACTTCGCCACCCTGGCCGAAGGCCTGCACACCGAAGTGCGCGAAAAGGGGTCCCGCTTCTCCGCCGGCGAACGCCAGCTCGTGTCGCTGGCGCGCGCCGCGTTGGCCGACACCGAGGTGCTCGTGCTCGACGAGGCCACGTCGTCGCTCGACCCCGGTACCGAGGTCGAGGTCGAGGTGGCCCTCACCAAGCTCATGGAGGGCAAGACGGTCATCCTGATCGCCCACCGCCTCACGACCGCCGAGCGGGCCGACCGGGTCGCGGTGGTCGACGCCGGCGGCATCGTCGAGATGGGCACCCACGCCGATCTCGTGGTGCGCGGCGGCGCCTACGCCGCCCTGTTCGGCAGCTGGTCCGGGCATGCGGCTGCCTCTTGA
- a CDS encoding S9 family peptidase, whose translation MRRRVGALVAIVALVVASAGVFSTAAAAATVRITKQTPTSGPVGTKIHVEGTGCAAGGSFEVTNGSGEQFAFSSAPTGSFSFDYAVPPAEAGDQSPDSVYETDLTCNDTNRTIPGSTFEITGPVFTLVPASAPVGATVHVVGRGCVQDGFGADDGQLLVDGKPVRTFKADGNYAFDFTFPVPEGLTVDRQYVVQVNCLIQRLESAAGEGGQRYVSPALLLVTAATPATTVTSAPPTSVRHGEKADTGARAAARVALGVVAVVALVFALVLLLSPTARRRRRRRRDAARAASPAPVVALPLQVPNRTVEESALFEQLADLTVEEPTDEDAIAMEAARLEAVAAEAARLERLRLASEEAERIAAEEAAEWLAAEEEARAAAEEAEAARLAAEEAEATRLAAEEAEATAAAAAAAAAAAAAAYPRRTAPLRARRVAPVRLKNGDVSYPEPPYAEQRPHELTAFGDVRVDPYYWLRERDNPEVIAYLEAENAYTDTVLAPLADLRQELFDTIKARTKEDDTSPPVPLRDWEYYVRTAQGAQYPDSCRRPRGSGDDGEETVILDRNTMAEGHDYLSCVGPRVSPSDRYCLYATDFDGSEKYTMRVRDLTTLRDLPDEIPDTAGDSCWVTDDVFLYVMLDDAHRPYQVRRHVLGDDPADDPIVYQDDDERFFVHVERDLAGRFVFVRSGSKISNEDHFLRIDDPLGPLTVVEPRVDGLEYETCDDGERFLILTNADGARDFKVVAAGVDNPGRAHWIDVLAHREGTRVTEVAAFKTFVAVGERANALTTIRIIDKATSAQHVMHHAEAVYAAEIDANAEFDTTKLRFTFTSLNTPMTWIDYDVATRQPTVVKQTEVLDDFSASNYRTAREWATTEDGTRIPISILCPRDFEPDGTTPCLLYGYGSYEISIDPYFSIPRLNLVDRGIVYAIAHVRGGGEMGRNWYENGKMLHKRNTFTDFIACARHLVETGWCAPGELVARGGSAGGLLMGAVANMAPELFNTVVAEVPFVDVVTTMSDETIPLTVTEWEEWGNPRDNADDYQYMKSYSPYDNVAETNYPALYVEAGLNDPRVQYWEPAKWVAKLRTTKTDDRPLVLKTEMGAGHAGPSGRYSMWEDEARVQAFILAQLGMDVPRPSPTRSAG comes from the coding sequence ATGCGGCGACGAGTCGGTGCGTTGGTCGCCATTGTCGCCCTCGTAGTCGCGTCAGCCGGCGTGTTCTCGACCGCCGCGGCCGCCGCCACGGTCCGCATCACGAAGCAAACCCCGACGAGTGGGCCGGTCGGCACCAAGATCCACGTCGAGGGGACGGGATGTGCCGCTGGCGGCAGCTTCGAGGTCACGAACGGGTCGGGGGAACAATTCGCGTTCTCGTCCGCACCGACAGGCTCGTTCAGCTTCGATTACGCGGTGCCGCCCGCCGAAGCGGGCGACCAGTCCCCCGACTCGGTGTACGAGACCGATCTGACGTGCAACGACACGAACCGCACGATTCCGGGCTCGACGTTCGAGATCACCGGGCCGGTGTTCACGTTGGTGCCGGCGTCGGCGCCGGTCGGCGCGACCGTGCACGTGGTCGGGCGCGGGTGCGTGCAGGACGGGTTTGGCGCCGACGATGGGCAGCTGTTGGTCGACGGCAAGCCGGTGCGCACCTTCAAGGCCGACGGGAACTACGCATTCGACTTCACGTTCCCGGTGCCCGAAGGGCTGACCGTCGACCGCCAGTACGTCGTGCAGGTGAACTGCCTCATCCAGCGACTCGAGTCCGCGGCGGGCGAAGGCGGGCAACGGTACGTGTCGCCGGCCTTGCTCCTGGTGACGGCGGCAACGCCCGCGACGACGGTCACGAGCGCGCCACCGACTTCGGTGCGTCATGGCGAGAAGGCGGACACCGGCGCCCGCGCGGCGGCTAGGGTCGCGCTCGGTGTCGTCGCGGTCGTGGCGCTGGTGTTCGCGCTGGTGCTGCTGTTGTCGCCGACGGCACGCCGGCGACGCCGCCGTCGCCGCGACGCAGCGCGGGCTGCCTCCCCCGCCCCGGTTGTTGCACTGCCACTTCAGGTACCTAATCGAACAGTGGAGGAATCTGCACTGTTCGAACAGCTAGCTGATCTAACAGTGGAAGAACCCACCGACGAGGACGCAATCGCGATGGAGGCCGCCCGGCTCGAAGCGGTGGCGGCAGAAGCGGCGCGACTCGAGCGGTTGCGGCTCGCCTCCGAAGAGGCCGAACGAATCGCGGCGGAGGAAGCGGCTGAATGGCTCGCGGCCGAGGAGGAAGCGCGAGCCGCCGCCGAAGAAGCAGAAGCCGCACGCCTCGCCGCCGAAGAAGCAGAAGCCACACGCCTCGCCGCCGAAGAAGCAGAAGCCACAGCAGCAGCAGCAGCCGCGGCGGCGGCCGCGGCCGCGGCCGCTTATCCGCGCCGCACCGCGCCGTTGCGGGCGCGGCGCGTGGCGCCGGTGCGCCTTAAGAATGGGGACGTGTCCTATCCCGAGCCGCCCTACGCCGAACAACGCCCGCACGAGTTGACCGCGTTCGGCGACGTCCGCGTCGACCCGTACTACTGGCTACGCGAGCGCGACAACCCCGAAGTCATTGCCTACCTCGAAGCGGAGAACGCCTACACCGACACCGTCCTCGCACCGCTGGCTGACCTGCGCCAAGAGTTGTTCGACACGATCAAGGCACGCACGAAGGAAGACGACACGTCACCGCCGGTGCCGTTGCGCGACTGGGAGTACTACGTGCGCACCGCGCAGGGCGCGCAGTACCCGGACTCGTGCCGGCGTCCTCGGGGCAGCGGAGACGACGGCGAAGAGACGGTCATCCTCGACCGCAACACCATGGCCGAGGGTCACGACTATTTGTCCTGCGTCGGCCCGCGCGTGTCGCCGAGCGATCGCTACTGCCTCTACGCCACCGACTTCGACGGTTCGGAGAAGTACACGATGCGGGTGCGCGACCTCACCACGCTGCGCGACCTGCCCGACGAGATCCCCGACACCGCCGGCGACTCGTGCTGGGTGACCGACGACGTCTTCCTCTACGTGATGCTCGACGACGCCCACCGCCCGTACCAGGTACGCCGTCACGTGCTCGGCGACGACCCGGCAGACGACCCGATCGTCTACCAAGATGACGACGAGCGCTTCTTCGTGCACGTCGAACGCGACCTTGCCGGCCGCTTCGTGTTCGTGCGCTCGGGCAGCAAGATCTCGAACGAGGACCACTTCCTGCGCATCGACGATCCGCTCGGCCCGCTCACGGTCGTCGAACCGCGCGTCGACGGTCTCGAATACGAGACGTGCGACGACGGCGAGCGCTTCCTCATCCTCACCAACGCTGATGGCGCGCGCGACTTCAAGGTCGTCGCTGCCGGCGTCGACAATCCCGGCCGCGCCCACTGGATCGACGTGCTCGCGCATCGCGAAGGCACCCGCGTCACGGAGGTCGCAGCCTTCAAGACCTTCGTTGCCGTCGGCGAGCGGGCCAATGCCCTCACGACCATCCGCATCATCGACAAGGCGACGAGCGCGCAGCACGTCATGCATCACGCCGAGGCGGTCTACGCCGCCGAGATCGACGCCAACGCCGAGTTCGACACGACGAAGCTGCGTTTCACTTTCACGTCGCTCAACACGCCGATGACCTGGATCGACTACGACGTCGCCACGCGCCAGCCGACCGTCGTCAAGCAGACCGAGGTGCTCGACGACTTCTCGGCGTCGAACTACCGCACGGCGCGCGAGTGGGCGACGACCGAAGACGGCACCCGCATCCCGATATCCATCCTCTGCCCCCGCGACTTCGAACCCGACGGCACCACCCCGTGCCTGCTCTACGGCTACGGCTCCTACGAGATCTCGATCGACCCCTACTTCTCAATCCCGCGCCTCAACCTCGTCGACCGCGGCATCGTCTACGCCATCGCCCACGTTCGGGGCGGCGGTGAGATGGGCCGCAACTGGTACGAGAACGGCAAGATGCTGCACAAGCGCAACACGTTCACCGACTTCATCGCCTGCGCTCGCCACCTCGTCGAGACCGGCTGGTGCGCGCCGGGCGAGCTGGTCGCCCGCGGCGGATCGGCCGGCGGTCTCCTCATGGGCGCCGTAGCGAACATGGCGCCCGAGTTGTTCAACACCGTCGTGGCCGAGGTGCCCTTCGTCGACGTAGTCACGACCATGTCCGACGAGACGATCCCCCTCACCGTGACCGAGTGGGAAGAGTGGGGCAACCCGCGCGACAACGCCGACGACTACCAGTACATGAAGTCGTATTCGCCCTACGACAACGTCGCCGAGACCAACTACCCGGCGCTGTACGTCGAGGCCGGACTCAACGATCCTCGAGTGCAGTACTGGGAGCCGGCGAAGTGGGTGGCGAAGCTACGCACGACCAAGACCGACGACCGGCCGCTCGTGCTCAAGACCGAAATGGGCGCCGGGCATGCCGGGCCTTCGGGTCGCTACAGCATGTGGGAGGACGAGGCCCGCGTGCAGGCGTTCATCCTCGCTCAGCTAGGGATGGATGTCCCTCGTCCTTCGCCGACACGATCGGCGGGCTGA
- a CDS encoding dTDP-4-dehydrorhamnose 3,5-epimerase family protein — protein MKVRETSIAGLFEISLDINRDDRGSFREAYQREKLLALGLPDLGVVQWNISTNVSRGTLRGIHAEPWDKYIHVIAGEAYAAIVDLRDDSPTYKQYEQFTLTPENAIFVSRGLGNSYQTLTDDCVYGYLVNQHWSPDAQYTLISYRDPELAIPWPVSPPIVSAKDEGHPSLAERG, from the coding sequence ATGAAGGTCCGCGAGACGTCGATCGCCGGGCTCTTCGAGATCTCGCTTGACATCAACCGCGACGACCGCGGTTCGTTTCGCGAGGCGTACCAGCGCGAGAAGCTGCTCGCCCTCGGTCTGCCCGACCTCGGTGTCGTGCAGTGGAACATCTCCACCAACGTGTCGCGCGGAACGCTGCGGGGCATCCACGCCGAGCCGTGGGACAAGTACATCCACGTCATCGCCGGCGAGGCGTATGCCGCCATCGTCGACCTGCGCGACGACTCGCCGACCTACAAGCAGTACGAGCAGTTCACGCTGACGCCCGAGAACGCGATCTTCGTGTCGCGCGGACTCGGCAACTCGTATCAGACGCTGACCGACGACTGCGTGTACGGCTACCTCGTCAACCAGCACTGGTCGCCCGACGCGCAGTACACGTTGATCTCCTACCGCGACCCCGAACTGGCGATCCCGTGGCCCGTCAGCCCGCCGATCGTGTCGGCGAAGGACGAGGGACATCCATCCCTAGCTGAGCGAGGATGA
- a CDS encoding ABC transporter ATP-binding protein: MSQSQSVGGVARSDGWRLLRRTIGKQKLAVSIGVSAGIVWTLAKVALPTLAQKGIDQGIVANEPGALRKWSVIIVVVAMVSAVCTGLRRFAAFGVAYRAETDLRLRLFAHLQRLHFAYHDRAQTGQLMSRAATDLQQIQSFVVMIPITISNSLQILLVAILLLITNLKLAVVALAALPLLNVMANRFSKRIHPVSMELQQELAGVATSVEEAVTGIRVVKGFGAEALQSRRMKATAERVLDRALYAGQVRAGFMPLLDFIPQVGIFAIVLLGGHDVLNHSLSLGNLVKFLLYVNMLIFPLRMTGQLVAQGQRAVAASQRVEEILVTEALIVDAPNATPMPPGHGEIRFEHVSFGYSPEAEKPVLADLSLTIHAGEAVAIVGPTGCGKTTVARLLPRFYEVTGGSITIDGADVRTVKLSQLRTSIGIVFEDTFLFGDSVAANIAFADPDATQERIEAAAALAGAHDFITELPDGYATEIGERGFSLSGGQRQRIALARAILADPRVLILDDATSSVDPTKEHEIRDALKTVMAGRTTIVIAHRPATIALADRVVLLDDGRIIAEGTHTELLATSERYRQVLAQAEEVAA, translated from the coding sequence ATGTCGCAATCACAATCGGTTGGGGGGGTCGCGCGGTCTGACGGTTGGCGTCTACTGCGGCGGACCATTGGGAAGCAGAAGCTGGCGGTATCGATAGGGGTCAGCGCCGGCATCGTGTGGACGCTGGCGAAGGTTGCTCTGCCCACGCTGGCGCAGAAAGGCATCGACCAGGGCATCGTCGCCAACGAGCCGGGCGCGCTGCGCAAGTGGTCGGTGATCATCGTGGTCGTCGCCATGGTGTCGGCCGTGTGCACGGGGCTGCGGCGATTCGCGGCGTTCGGCGTGGCCTACCGCGCCGAGACGGACCTGCGGCTGCGCCTGTTCGCCCACCTCCAACGGCTGCATTTCGCCTATCACGACCGGGCCCAGACCGGGCAGCTGATGTCGCGCGCCGCCACCGACCTCCAGCAGATCCAGAGCTTCGTGGTGATGATCCCGATCACAATCTCGAATTCCCTGCAGATCCTGCTCGTCGCCATTCTGCTGCTCATCACCAACCTGAAACTGGCGGTCGTGGCGCTTGCGGCGCTGCCGCTGCTCAACGTGATGGCGAACCGGTTCTCCAAGCGCATCCACCCGGTGTCGATGGAGTTGCAGCAAGAACTTGCCGGTGTCGCCACGTCCGTCGAAGAGGCGGTTACCGGGATTCGCGTCGTCAAGGGGTTCGGCGCCGAGGCGCTGCAATCGCGGCGCATGAAGGCCACAGCCGAGCGTGTGCTCGACCGGGCGCTCTACGCCGGTCAAGTCCGCGCCGGTTTCATGCCGCTGCTCGATTTCATCCCGCAGGTCGGCATCTTCGCCATCGTGCTGCTCGGTGGCCACGACGTGCTGAACCACTCGCTGTCGCTGGGCAACCTGGTCAAGTTCCTCCTGTACGTGAACATGCTGATCTTCCCGCTGCGCATGACGGGCCAGCTGGTGGCGCAGGGTCAGCGCGCCGTGGCGGCGTCGCAGCGGGTCGAAGAGATCCTGGTCACCGAGGCGCTCATCGTCGACGCCCCGAACGCAACGCCGATGCCGCCGGGCCACGGCGAGATCCGCTTCGAGCACGTGAGCTTCGGCTACTCGCCCGAAGCCGAGAAGCCCGTCCTCGCCGACCTCAGCCTCACAATCCACGCCGGTGAGGCGGTGGCCATCGTGGGGCCGACGGGCTGCGGCAAGACGACGGTCGCCCGTCTCCTGCCGCGTTTCTACGAAGTGACAGGTGGGTCGATCACCATCGACGGTGCCGATGTGCGCACCGTGAAGCTGAGCCAACTCCGCACGTCGATCGGCATCGTGTTCGAGGACACCTTCCTGTTCGGCGACTCCGTGGCCGCCAACATCGCCTTCGCCGATCCCGACGCCACCCAGGAGCGAATCGAAGCGGCGGCCGCCCTCGCCGGCGCGCACGACTTCATCACCGAACTGCCCGACGGGTACGCCACCGAGATCGGCGAGCGCGGCTTCTCGCTGTCGGGCGGCCAGCGCCAGCGCATCGCCCTGGCTCGCGCGATCCTCGCCGATCCACGCGTGCTGATTCTCGACGACGCCACCAGCTCGGTCGACCCGACGAAGGAACACGAGATCCGCGACGCGCTGAAGACGGTGATGGCCGGTCGCACCACCATCGTGATTGCCCACCGACCGGCGACCATCGCGCTGGCCGACCGCGTGGTGCTCCTCGACGACGGCCGCATCATCGCCGAGGGCACTCACACCGAACTGCTGGCGACCAGCGAGCGCTATCGACAAGTCCTGGCGCAGGCCGAGGAGGTGGCGGCCTGA
- a CDS encoding flavin reductase family protein: MNSIDTGRFKTVMGHFATGVTIVTALEGETPVGFTAQSFVSLSIDPPLVAVCPARSSTSWPRIAAADGLCINILGADQEPVCRAMATPGADKFSGVGWSAAPRTGAPLIDGSLAWVEGRIEATHPAGDHEIVVVRVEDMGEATSEGHPHGPLLFYRAGFGSFTS; this comes from the coding sequence GTGAACAGCATCGACACGGGACGCTTCAAAACCGTCATGGGCCACTTCGCCACGGGCGTCACGATCGTCACCGCCCTTGAAGGTGAAACACCGGTCGGCTTCACCGCGCAGAGTTTCGTGTCGCTGTCGATCGACCCGCCGCTCGTCGCCGTGTGCCCGGCGCGGTCGTCGACCTCATGGCCGAGGATCGCGGCGGCTGACGGTCTGTGCATCAACATCCTCGGCGCCGATCAGGAGCCGGTCTGTCGCGCCATGGCGACGCCCGGAGCCGACAAGTTCTCAGGCGTCGGTTGGAGCGCAGCACCGCGCACCGGTGCGCCGTTGATCGACGGCTCGCTCGCGTGGGTCGAAGGCCGTATCGAGGCGACGCATCCGGCCGGCGACCACGAAATCGTCGTGGTGCGCGTCGAGGACATGGGCGAGGCCACGAGCGAAGGCCATCCGCATGGACCGCTGCTGTTCTACCGAGCCGGGTTCGGTTCGTTCACGTCATGA
- a CDS encoding MBL fold metallo-hydrolase — protein sequence MKVSFHGVRGSCPCPSDDNVRYGGNTASVAVEVHGENPILFDLGTGLRLLGQSMPITPFVASALVTHIHWDHVQGLPFFPQIHVPGNRLDIYGPHQADGTLAEVFGGLMKPPYFPIHFSELQGDVNFIDVTSEEMAIGNAKVLVRPVPHVGPTVGYRLDWDGASIAYISDHQAPYSTVNDTPTPTNHIDAGVLELCDGVDMLIHDAQYTPAEFAQKSYWGHCTIDYALMLAKRAGVQALAMFHHDPGHSDERMDQLIEDAKCKGLAMGIPEVVGTYEGLVIDL from the coding sequence CTGAAAGTCTCGTTCCACGGCGTACGCGGCAGCTGCCCATGCCCTAGCGACGACAACGTCCGCTACGGAGGAAACACCGCGTCTGTCGCCGTAGAAGTCCACGGGGAAAACCCGATCCTGTTCGATCTCGGGACCGGATTGCGCCTGCTGGGCCAGTCGATGCCGATCACGCCGTTCGTGGCGTCCGCGCTCGTAACCCATATCCACTGGGACCACGTCCAGGGTCTGCCGTTCTTCCCGCAGATCCACGTGCCCGGCAACCGCCTCGACATCTACGGCCCGCATCAGGCCGACGGCACGCTGGCGGAGGTCTTCGGCGGGCTGATGAAGCCGCCGTACTTCCCGATCCACTTCAGCGAGCTCCAAGGCGACGTCAACTTCATCGACGTGACGTCGGAGGAAATGGCGATCGGCAACGCCAAGGTGCTGGTGCGGCCGGTGCCCCACGTCGGGCCGACCGTCGGGTACCGCCTCGACTGGGACGGCGCCAGCATCGCCTACATCAGCGACCACCAGGCGCCGTACTCGACGGTCAACGACACGCCCACGCCGACGAACCACATCGACGCCGGCGTGCTCGAGTTGTGCGACGGCGTCGACATGCTGATCCACGACGCGCAGTACACGCCCGCCGAGTTCGCGCAGAAGTCCTATTGGGGTCACTGCACGATCGACTACGCGCTCATGCTCGCCAAGCGCGCCGGCGTGCAGGCTCTCGCCATGTTCCACCACGATCCCGGCCACAGCGACGAACGCATGGACCAGCTGATCGAGGACGCGAAGTGCAAGGGCCTCGCCATGGGGATCCCCGAAGTCGTCGGCACCTACGAAGGTCTCGTCATCGACCTGTAG
- a CDS encoding class I SAM-dependent methyltransferase, producing MPVHVSAEEGYAHVGPTYERGRPEYPPDAVAFLLQRLGGERVVDLAAGTGKFTRALLNAGVTPVAVEPVAHMRATLAEQNLGVEIVDGTAESMPLADNAVDAVVAAQAFHWFDGAAALREIGRVLRPLGGLGLVWNGQDRSIDWVDAIWEQVDAARDDTPSAWSYAWRAAFDDASGFGPLRTATFRHDHPTDRDGLVARVTSISFVARGPAEQRERLVRHVLAVCDEAGLPERFALPYNCYVHWCRRTA from the coding sequence GTGCCGGTTCACGTGTCAGCCGAAGAGGGCTACGCCCACGTCGGGCCGACGTACGAAAGGGGTCGGCCCGAGTACCCGCCCGACGCCGTCGCCTTCCTGTTGCAGCGCCTCGGCGGCGAGCGCGTGGTCGACTTGGCCGCCGGGACCGGCAAGTTCACCCGCGCGTTGCTTAACGCCGGCGTCACCCCGGTGGCGGTCGAGCCGGTGGCGCACATGCGGGCGACGCTGGCCGAGCAGAACCTCGGCGTCGAGATCGTCGACGGCACCGCCGAGTCGATGCCGTTGGCCGACAACGCGGTCGACGCGGTTGTGGCGGCGCAAGCGTTCCACTGGTTCGACGGGGCCGCGGCGCTGCGCGAGATCGGTCGCGTCCTGCGGCCGTTGGGCGGGCTCGGTCTCGTTTGGAACGGTCAGGACCGCAGTATCGACTGGGTCGACGCGATTTGGGAGCAGGTCGACGCGGCCCGCGACGACACGCCGAGCGCGTGGTCCTACGCCTGGCGCGCCGCCTTCGACGACGCGTCGGGATTCGGTCCGCTCCGCACCGCCACGTTCCGCCACGACCATCCGACCGACCGCGACGGGCTCGTCGCCCGGGTGACGTCGATCAGCTTCGTTGCCCGCGGTCCCGCCGAACAGCGCGAGCGACTGGTGCGCCACGTGCTCGCGGTGTGCGACGAGGCGGGACTGCCGGAGCGTTTCGCGTTGCCGTACAACTGCTACGTCCACTGGTGTCGGCGCACCGCCTGA
- a CDS encoding A/G-specific adenine glycosylase, whose translation MSAHRLIAWAAVNGRDLPWRHTRDPWAILVSEVMLQQTQVARVVPVWRAFLERFPTAPACAAAPQSDVVTAWRGMGYNRRAVSLHRCAIAVTADHAGRVPDDLDALLALPGIGAYTARAVLAFAYERAVGVLDVNAARVHARLAGAPVDQTTADAAAPSGQAWAWNQAILDLGATICTKRQPRCGDCPLSDDCAWHRAGPDPAPARTRQSKFEGSDRQGRGRLVDALRLGAVSADPADLAEIMGWPGDTKRAQRVALSVVADGLADWADNSLTLCLRQ comes from the coding sequence GTGTCGGCGCACCGCCTGATCGCGTGGGCCGCGGTCAACGGTCGCGACCTGCCGTGGCGCCACACCCGCGACCCGTGGGCGATCCTTGTCAGCGAGGTGATGCTCCAGCAGACGCAGGTGGCGCGGGTAGTTCCGGTCTGGCGGGCCTTCCTCGAACGGTTCCCGACGGCGCCGGCGTGCGCGGCGGCGCCGCAGTCCGACGTCGTAACCGCGTGGCGGGGCATGGGGTACAACCGCCGCGCCGTCAGCCTGCATCGCTGCGCCATCGCCGTGACGGCCGACCACGCCGGCCGCGTGCCCGACGACCTCGACGCGCTTTTGGCGCTGCCCGGGATCGGCGCCTACACCGCACGCGCCGTCCTCGCCTTCGCCTACGAGCGCGCGGTGGGTGTCCTCGACGTGAACGCGGCGCGAGTGCACGCTCGCTTGGCCGGCGCGCCCGTCGACCAGACGACCGCCGACGCGGCGGCGCCCAGCGGCCAGGCGTGGGCGTGGAATCAGGCCATCCTCGACCTCGGCGCCACAATCTGCACGAAGCGCCAACCGCGTTGCGGTGACTGCCCGTTGTCCGACGACTGCGCGTGGCATCGCGCCGGACCCGACCCGGCGCCGGCCCGAACGCGGCAGTCGAAGTTCGAAGGCTCGGACCGCCAGGGACGAGGCCGTCTCGTCGACGCGCTCCGGCTGGGCGCGGTGTCCGCCGACCCCGCCGACCTGGCCGAGATCATGGGTTGGCCGGGGGACACAAAGCGGGCACAGCGCGTCGCGTTGTCCGTCGTGGCTGACGGCCTGGCAGACTGGGCAGACAATTCACTGACGCTTTGCTTGCGTCAGTAG